CGCGCGTCAGGGCTGCTGCGTGCGGTGGCCGAAGCGCAGGTGGGCGTGCGCCCGCAGCTGATGGCGCGCGCGCTCGAGGGGCTGCGCGCGGCGCAGGACAGCGGCGAGCGGGCGGCGTGGGCGGAGGTGCTCCTGGCGGAGCCGCCGGGCGGCGCGGTGCGCGAGGCGCTCGCGGTCGCGCTGCGGCAGGAGGAGGACCTCGCGGCGGTGCGCGCGCTGTACCGCGCGTGGGCGCATGCCGTGGGTACGTTGGAAGAGGAGGAGCTGCTGCGCGCGGCGCACGCGGCCGACGCCCTGGAGCGCAAGGGGGCCTACGCGCTGCTCGAGCACACCGAGTCCACCCGCGCAGTGGTCGCGCTGCGCGGGCGGGTGGCAGAGGAGCACGACGCGGCGGCGCGCGCCGTGCTCCTGCGGGTGGTGGAGGCGATGACCAGCCTCTGAACCTGCGTCCCTCACCACCCAGGCTCAGCGCCTCAGTGGACCTTCGTCACCTCGTCGAGGGGCGGCAGCTGGGGGATGCCCGCGCTGCTGCCCGCCGAGGTGGGGCCGGCGAGCGAGAGCTCCTCGGAGTCGCTCTCCTCCTCGCTGCTGCCCTCGAGCTTCTGGCTCACCTGCTCGCCGAGCTGCGAGATGCCCTCCTGGGCGCGGCGCTTCGCGGGCTCGATGAGCTGGCGCTCCTTGTCGCTCACCGGCAGCAGGCTCGCGGCGAGCATGCCGAGCGCGACCGCGCCGAGCGCGAGCGCGAGGGGCTGCTCCTCGAGGGCCCGGCCGTACCAGTCCGAGCCGCGGCTCTTGAGCTCGCCCGCGGAGGGCACGCGCTCGCGCAGGTGGCTCGCGCGCTCGCGCACGCTGTCGGCCGCGCCGTGCACGCGCTCGCGCACCGTGTCCGCCGCGCCGTGCACGCGCTCCTTCACGTTGTCCGCCGCGCCGCTCACGCGCTCCTTCACGTTGTCCGCGGCACCGCTCACGCGCTCCTTCGCGCTGCCCAGGGCGTCCTGGGCGCGGTCCTTCAGGTTCGCGCCGCTGCGGTCCGCGTCGCTGTAGTCCGAGCCGTAGCCCACGCCGGCGCTGCCGGTGGCAGACGGGTAGGCGCTGTACTCGGAGTCGGGGATGGCGCTGCTCGCCTCGGTGGAGCCGTAGGCGCCGGAGCCATAAGCGCCGTAGCTGCGCTCGCCCTCGAGCGGGCTGTAGCGGTCGTCACGCGCGTAGCTCACCGGCACGCGGCCGTAGTCGCGTCCGCCGCGGTAGCCGTACGCCCCGTAGCTGCGCTCCTCGATGCGCGAGCGGAACGCCCGCTTCATCAGCATGGAGCCCAACCCTGCCCCCAGCAGCCCGCCCAGCAGCCCCAGGCCGCGGGGGGTATGCGTCGCCTGGTCCGTCCACTCGTACGTCTTCCGCATTGCCGTCTCCTTTGCCTGCGATTTCCACTGGAGCGCCTTGTCGCGCGCCTGTTGTTTGAGGTCCTCCCGCTTCTGTGCGGCGAGCTGCTTCGCGTGCTCCGTCAGCTCGTCCTTCTTCTCGAGCGCGAACTCCTTGGCTCGCGCCTTCAGCAGCTCGGGGTTCGCGCGGCGGCCGAGCTCCTCCGCCAGCTCGCTCATGCGTGTCCGTGCATCTGCGATGTCGCGGAGCGCATCGTCGTGCTCGCCCATTGGCTGTCCTCCTTGAGGGTCTGGATGGTCTTGGTTGGGGCGTGGATCGTCTTCAGCCGCTTCGCACCGGCCATGGCCACGCCGGCGCCCACGGCGAGCAGCACCACCGTGACGATGAGTGCGGACGCCCACAGGGGGATCGCATAGGCGAGCGCGATGATCAGGAAGGCCACGAGCGCCATGGCGCCCAGCAGCAGCACCACGCCGCCGGCTGCCAACATGCCGGAGCCCGCGGTGGCCTTCTTCGCCTCGGCCTTGAGCTCGGCCCGGGCGAGCTTCGCCTCGGCGCGCAGGAGCTGCCGCCCCTGCTCGAAGAACTCCGACACCAGGCTCTTGAGCGGGCGCTCGTGCACGTCGCCCGTGGCGAAGGCGGTGTCGTCCTCGGGGATCGCGCGCGTGGAGTCGCCGTCACTCACCACGCGGTAGCTTCGGGTTCGGGAGGGATCGGTTTCCATCGATCCCCCTTAGGCCTTGAGGAAGCGCGCGGCGACGAAGCCGAGCAGCGCGCAGCCGGCGAGTGCCACCGCGGGACGCTCGCGCATCCGCGTCTGTGCCTGGCGGAGCAGATCCTCGGTGGAGCTGTTCTCCAGGGTGCTGCTGGCCTTGCGCACGAAGCCCACCGCGCTGCCGATCAGCTGCTGTGGGAGCTGGGGACCGTTCTGGCCCGCCTGGTTGGCGAAGCCCTCGAGCTGCTGGGCGAAATCATTGAGCCCGCTCACCAGCGTGCCCTTGCGCGCGTCCACCGTGGAGAAGGCGCGCTGACGGGTGAGCCCGCCGATGCGCTTCACCTGCTCCTTGCTCTCCTGCTTGAGGCTGACGCCTCCGTTCGAGCCCGAGTTGCCCTGGCCTTCACCATAGAAACCCGTGGTGCCGACCTGGCCTCCTTCCATGCCGCTGCCCATGCTGCGACCTCCTGTAGGGGTTGTTGACTGTGGTTCAAGGTATGCATCAGGCATTTCGTGCCCGAAGCGAGCGCGGCGCTGGTTGCAGAGCAGGCGGCAGCGCAGTCGGGCCGGCAGACCAATGGCGGAATAAAAATGGGAGAAGGGTTCTGGCGATGAAGCGCACCCGGGTGCCGCGCTGGCTGCAGGCTGCGCGGCTGAGGCCCCCAGGGCAGGAGGCAGAGAGCGAGGGTCGCTGGCTCACGCGGGCGCTCGCTCGCGCCGGGGTGCTGCCACTCGCCGAAGCGGAGGCCGCCGTGCGCGCGGGCCGCGTGGAGGTGGCGGGGAGCGTGGAGCGCGAGCCGCTGCGGCCGCTCGCTCCGGGGGCAGCCGTGCGCCTGGACGGGCGCCTGCTCGAGCTGGAGGCCGCTCCCGCCCACGTGCTGCTGCTGCACAAGCCCGCGGGGCTCGTGGTGGCGGGCGCGGACCCGGAGGGGAGGGGGACGGTGTTCGAGCACCTGCGCCGCGTGCTGCCGCCCGCGCTGCAGGGCTTCGAGTGGTACGCCGTGGGGCGGCTGGACCGCGACACGACGGGGCTGCTGCTCTTCACCAACGCCCCGGAGCTCATCTCCCGCATCGCCGCGCCCGACCGCGCGCTGCCCAAGCGCTACGTGGCGGGCGTGGAGGGGCTCCCCGCGGAGGCGGCACTCGCGCGCCTGCGCGACGGGCTGGTGCTCGAGGACGGCCCCACCCGGCCCGCGCTCGCGCGCCTGCGCGACGACGGGCGCGTGGAGCTCACCCTCACCGAGGGCCGCCACCACCAGGTGAAGCGCATGCTCGCCGCCGTGGGGCACCCGGTGCGCACGCTGCACCGCGAGGCCGTGGGCGAGGTGGCGCTCGACGTGCCCGAGGGGGGCTGGAGGCTGCTCACCGAGGCCGAGCGGGAGCAGGGCCTGCGGCTCGTGGAGCCCGGAGGCGCCTAGAAGGAGCGCCCGTCGATGACCGCGACCTCGAGCGCGAGCGGGTCCACTCCGTCCAGGCAGCCGAGGTTCACGCGGCACTTCCCGGGATGCTCCACGACCTCCCCGAAGGGGTGGATGCCGCAGGTCCCACAGAACCAGTGGTTCATCATGTGGTCGCCGA
This genomic interval from Aggregicoccus sp. 17bor-14 contains the following:
- a CDS encoding pseudouridine synthase, which translates into the protein MKRTRVPRWLQAARLRPPGQEAESEGRWLTRALARAGVLPLAEAEAAVRAGRVEVAGSVEREPLRPLAPGAAVRLDGRLLELEAAPAHVLLLHKPAGLVVAGADPEGRGTVFEHLRRVLPPALQGFEWYAVGRLDRDTTGLLLFTNAPELISRIAAPDRALPKRYVAGVEGLPAEAALARLRDGLVLEDGPTRPALARLRDDGRVELTLTEGRHHQVKRMLAAVGHPVRTLHREAVGEVALDVPEGGWRLLTEAEREQGLRLVEPGGA
- a CDS encoding phage holin family protein, whose product is METDPSRTRSYRVVSDGDSTRAIPEDDTAFATGDVHERPLKSLVSEFFEQGRQLLRAEAKLARAELKAEAKKATAGSGMLAAGGVVLLLGAMALVAFLIIALAYAIPLWASALIVTVVLLAVGAGVAMAGAKRLKTIHAPTKTIQTLKEDSQWASTTMRSATSQMHGHA